The stretch of DNA CACTATTTAGGGGTCCAGTGTTAAATGAGGTAatgaaaaacacaataccatGTTTATAACTTCTGTATTTCCTTCCAGAGTATAATACATGAATTAGTGCAAGATATTTTAACATTACTTACAATTACCGAATCTCTCTCTAGAAAGCCTGGCCTAACAAACATTCTTCCAATGTTACATGCATTTCTGGGGCTGCTACCCAGTGTGCATCCTCATGTGGTTTCGAAAGGATGAGGGCCActtgaaggctttcccacattgtTTACATTTAtggggtttctctccagtgtgcaTCCTCACATGCTTTTGTAATGATGAGGACCAactaaaggctttcccacattgtGCACACTCATAaggcttctctccagtgtgagtcCGCACGTGGCCTTGGAAGGATCTGGAAGAAGTGAAGGCTCTCCCACAATTCTCACATTTATACAGTTTCTCCTCAGTGTGTCTTCTTACATGTTCTCGAAAGGTTGAGGGCCAAATGAAGGCTTTTCCACACTGTTTACACTCATAAGgtttctccccagtgtgggttCTCATGTGCCCCTGGAAGGACTTGGGggaactgaaagctttcccacagAACTCACAGTTATACAGCTTCTCCCCAGTGTGCACCCTCAGATGTACTCGGAAGGTTTCAGGCCAACTGAAgactttcccacattccttacactcATAGGGCTTCTCTCCAGTGTGTGTCTTTTCATGTCGTTGGAAAGACTGGGGATAactgaaggttttcccacactgtcTGCACTTATAGGGCTTCTCTCCGGTGTGTGTTAACATGTGTCTTCGAAAGGTAGAAGGATAaatgaaggctttcccacattccttacacttATGTggcttctccccagtgtgggttCTCACGTGTCTAGTGAGACTGGCAAACCCGTGGAAGGCTTTGCCGCATTGCTTGCATTCATAAGTTTTCTCTGCTGTGTGACTCTTTTTATGTTGAGCAAGGGAGTACGGGTGTCGAAAAGTTTTCCCACATAACTTACATTCATagggcttctccccagtgtgTGTTATCATGTGCCTTTGAAAGACAGAGGGataaataaagactttcccacattccttacacttGTATGGCTTTTCTCCAGTGTGAGTTCGCACATGCCCAGTGAAACTGGAGAACTCATggaaggttttcccacactgccTGCATTCATAGGTTTTCCCTGAAGTGTGAATCTTCATATGTTGAGTGAGAGAGTAAGAATGGTGG from Neovison vison isolate M4711 chromosome 6, ASM_NN_V1, whole genome shotgun sequence encodes:
- the LOC122909899 gene encoding zinc finger protein 791-like yields the protein MDLVVFEDVAVDFTLEEWALLDSMQRNLYRDVMLETFQNLVSVDYETLFKASGLVSQQDTLEKKKSIEQKMAKFTRNHSCAYILEKNWEDDSTKEQHGNHARHQRNPATERFCESKERNQHRETCSQLPHFNFCKNISTGVKLYECTKCGKGFMHLSSLKRHVRSHCGQKPHLCQEHQEACICGTCLRTHTGEKPYGCKLCGKTFPYFYSLTQHIWMHTPERNYECKQCGKTFQEFSSLTRHVKTHTGEKPYKCKECGKAFIYPSIFQRHVVTHTEERPYECKLCRKAFHHSYSLTQHMKIHTSGKTYECRQCGKTFHEFSSFTGHVRTHTGEKPYKCKECGKVFIYPSVFQRHMITHTGEKPYECKLCGKTFRHPYSLAQHKKSHTAEKTYECKQCGKAFHGFASLTRHVRTHTGEKPHKCKECGKAFIYPSTFRRHMLTHTGEKPYKCRQCGKTFSYPQSFQRHEKTHTGEKPYECKECGKVFSWPETFRVHLRVHTGEKLYNCEFCGKAFSSPKSFQGHMRTHTGEKPYECKQCGKAFIWPSTFREHVRRHTEEKLYKCENCGRAFTSSRSFQGHVRTHTGEKPYECAQCGKAFSWSSSLQKHVRMHTGEKPHKCKQCGKAFKWPSSFRNHMRMHTG